The following proteins come from a genomic window of Dysidea avara chromosome 12, odDysAvar1.4, whole genome shotgun sequence:
- the LOC136240894 gene encoding uncharacterized protein isoform X2 — protein MWHQLSKNQSKEEKKSLEVLCGSCKRLCTNLEYRKRQTDVSPARKVARQQSSSHFKLKYLSPLSTAVRKKAAQKERSADKAKLAKHEELDVPLDDDQSDELCDVIKRIEETCPNELDKIFQEGDDRAVGDLVRNSWEADKLNGKKSFFKDQHKNENGKRCNRWSLVTIRVALAVFVRSPAAYEALKSFNILQLPSRATLQSYTGAFLDEAGAYWEAIGKQVEKYRIFKESCKAEGKLLPKSDGVIIFDEVKVVSSLMWNSRNHKIIGLAMTEEDQASLHDVFQLFDKDRRIKQTKYMLQFLWRDVTSSFDIVGPYFSSEDSMNGKFICSCVLETIKLFHVHGLRTGLLICDGAAPNLSALKATHGHYGMYGTGDGPDTYMIKPWLVNPYDPLRNVYWLICPSHQLKNMINALFSSQDGGTKRFTDENGTNFGWKTILDMYSRECSRRDNGNARMVPRLREAYILRDSWTKLNVMPAKIMQQENVLSELYSYTIQDPPPADVESVKATLHYLEACQKLFEKGLLSHEKVCDIDSKVVKSIKEGYSFFVNWYTNLSKDGELSAQDKRFISWQTFDLLRVCV, from the exons ATGTGGCATCAGCTTTCAAAGAATCAGAGTAAAGAAGAAAAGAAATCGCTAGAAGTGTTGTGTGGCAGCTGTAAGCGTCTCTGTACCAACTTGGAATATCGAAAGCGCCAAACAGATGTTAGCCCAGCCCGGAAAGTTGCCCGGCAACAGTCATCATCTCACTTCAAATTGAAATATCTATCTCCTCTAAGTACAGCTGTGAGGAAGAAGGCTGCTCAAAAAGAACGTTCAGCTGATAAGGCCAAATTAGCAAAGCATGAGGAGTTGGATGTACCACTAGATGATGACCAGTCTGATGAGCTTTGCGATGTAATAAAAAGGATTGAAGAGACATGTCCAAACGAATTGGACAAGATATTTCAAGAAGGAGATGACCGTGCAGTGGGTGATCTTGTTCGCAACTCTTGGGAAGCAGACAAACTAAATGGCAAAAAAAGTTTTTTTAAGGACCAACACAAGAATG AAAATGGAAAGCGCTGTAATCGATGGAGTTTAGTTACAATTAGAGTAG CTCTAGCTGTATTTGTTCGCAGTCCTGCTGCCTATGAAGCTCTCAAGAGTTTCAATATTCTGCAGCTTCCATCAAGAGCAACTTTACAATCATACACAGGGGCATTTTTAGATGAAGCAGGAGCATACTGGGAGGCAATTGGAAAGCAAGTAGAGAAGTACAGAATATTCAAGGAAAGTTGTAAGGCTGAAGGGAAGTTGCTGCCAAAGTCTGATGGAGTAATAATCTTTGATGAAGTCAAGGTAGTATCTTCACTGATGTGGAACTCGCGAAACCACAAAATTATTGGCTTGGCTATGACAGAGGAAGATCAAGCATCGCTACATGATGTTTTTCAGTTATTCGACAAGGATCGTCGGATTAAGCAAACAAAATATATGCTCCAGTTTTTGTGGAGAGATGTTACATCTTCTTTTGATATTGTGGGGCCATATTTTTCCAGTGAAGATTCGATGAATGGGAAGTTCATTTGTTCATGTGTTTTGGAAACAATAAAGCTTTTCCAT GTTCATGGGCTGCGGACAGGTCTCCTTATTTGTGATGGAGCTGCTCCAAATCTGTCAGCATTAAAAGCCACACATGGACATTATGGTATGTATGGCACCGGGGATGGTCCAGACACTTACATGATCAAGCCTTGGCTTGTCAACCCATATGATCCTTTGCGTAACGTCTACTGGCTAATATGCCCTAGCCACCAG TTGAAGAATATGATCAACGCCCTGTTCTCGTCCCAAGATGGAGGAACAAAGCGTTTTACCGATGAAAATGGTACTAATTTCGGTTGGAAGACCATTTTAGACATGTACTCGCGAGAATGTTCCAGAAGAGATAATGGAAATGCCCGAATGGTACCCAGGTTACGTGAGGCTTACATACTTCGTGACTCATGGACAAAGCTCAATGTCATGCCTGCTAAGATTATGCAA CAAGAGAATGTTTTGTCAGAATTATACAGTTACACAATTCAAGACCCTCCACCTGCTGATGTTGAGAGTGTCAAAGCTACATTGCATTACTTGGAGGCCTGTCAGAAGTTGTTTGAAAAGGGGCTACTTAGTCATGAGAAAGTTTGTGATATCGACAGCAAGGTAGTGAAGTCGATTAAAGAAGGGTATTCATTCTTTGTGAACTGGTATACTAACCTCTCAAAGGACG GTGAATTAAGTGCACAAGACAAAAGGTTTATTAGCTGGCAAA CATTTGATCTTCTCAGGGTTTGTGTCTAG
- the LOC136240894 gene encoding uncharacterized protein isoform X1: protein MWHQLSKNQSKEEKKSLEVLCGSCKRLCTNLEYRKRQTDVSPARKVARQQSSSHFKLKYLSPLSTAVRKKAAQKERSADKAKLAKHEELDVPLDDDQSDELCDVIKRIEETCPNELDKIFQEGDDRAVGDLVRNSWEADKLNGKKSFFKDQHKNENGKRCNRWSLVTIRVALAVFVRSPAAYEALKSFNILQLPSRATLQSYTGAFLDEAGAYWEAIGKQVEKYRIFKESCKAEGKLLPKSDGVIIFDEVKVVSSLMWNSRNHKIIGLAMTEEDQASLHDVFQLFDKDRRIKQTKYMLQFLWRDVTSSFDIVGPYFSSEDSMNGKFICSCVLETIKLFHVHGLRTGLLICDGAAPNLSALKATHGHYGMYGTGDGPDTYMIKPWLVNPYDPLRNVYWLICPSHQLKNMINALFSSQDGGTKRFTDENGTNFGWKTILDMYSRECSRRDNGNARMVPRLREAYILRDSWTKLNVMPAKIMQQENVLSELYSYTIQDPPPADVESVKATLHYLEACQKLFEKGLLSHEKVCDIDSKVVKSIKEGYSFFVNWYTNLSKDGELSAQDKRFISWQSKHMIYQVLLVSCF, encoded by the exons ATGTGGCATCAGCTTTCAAAGAATCAGAGTAAAGAAGAAAAGAAATCGCTAGAAGTGTTGTGTGGCAGCTGTAAGCGTCTCTGTACCAACTTGGAATATCGAAAGCGCCAAACAGATGTTAGCCCAGCCCGGAAAGTTGCCCGGCAACAGTCATCATCTCACTTCAAATTGAAATATCTATCTCCTCTAAGTACAGCTGTGAGGAAGAAGGCTGCTCAAAAAGAACGTTCAGCTGATAAGGCCAAATTAGCAAAGCATGAGGAGTTGGATGTACCACTAGATGATGACCAGTCTGATGAGCTTTGCGATGTAATAAAAAGGATTGAAGAGACATGTCCAAACGAATTGGACAAGATATTTCAAGAAGGAGATGACCGTGCAGTGGGTGATCTTGTTCGCAACTCTTGGGAAGCAGACAAACTAAATGGCAAAAAAAGTTTTTTTAAGGACCAACACAAGAATG AAAATGGAAAGCGCTGTAATCGATGGAGTTTAGTTACAATTAGAGTAG CTCTAGCTGTATTTGTTCGCAGTCCTGCTGCCTATGAAGCTCTCAAGAGTTTCAATATTCTGCAGCTTCCATCAAGAGCAACTTTACAATCATACACAGGGGCATTTTTAGATGAAGCAGGAGCATACTGGGAGGCAATTGGAAAGCAAGTAGAGAAGTACAGAATATTCAAGGAAAGTTGTAAGGCTGAAGGGAAGTTGCTGCCAAAGTCTGATGGAGTAATAATCTTTGATGAAGTCAAGGTAGTATCTTCACTGATGTGGAACTCGCGAAACCACAAAATTATTGGCTTGGCTATGACAGAGGAAGATCAAGCATCGCTACATGATGTTTTTCAGTTATTCGACAAGGATCGTCGGATTAAGCAAACAAAATATATGCTCCAGTTTTTGTGGAGAGATGTTACATCTTCTTTTGATATTGTGGGGCCATATTTTTCCAGTGAAGATTCGATGAATGGGAAGTTCATTTGTTCATGTGTTTTGGAAACAATAAAGCTTTTCCAT GTTCATGGGCTGCGGACAGGTCTCCTTATTTGTGATGGAGCTGCTCCAAATCTGTCAGCATTAAAAGCCACACATGGACATTATGGTATGTATGGCACCGGGGATGGTCCAGACACTTACATGATCAAGCCTTGGCTTGTCAACCCATATGATCCTTTGCGTAACGTCTACTGGCTAATATGCCCTAGCCACCAG TTGAAGAATATGATCAACGCCCTGTTCTCGTCCCAAGATGGAGGAACAAAGCGTTTTACCGATGAAAATGGTACTAATTTCGGTTGGAAGACCATTTTAGACATGTACTCGCGAGAATGTTCCAGAAGAGATAATGGAAATGCCCGAATGGTACCCAGGTTACGTGAGGCTTACATACTTCGTGACTCATGGACAAAGCTCAATGTCATGCCTGCTAAGATTATGCAA CAAGAGAATGTTTTGTCAGAATTATACAGTTACACAATTCAAGACCCTCCACCTGCTGATGTTGAGAGTGTCAAAGCTACATTGCATTACTTGGAGGCCTGTCAGAAGTTGTTTGAAAAGGGGCTACTTAGTCATGAGAAAGTTTGTGATATCGACAGCAAGGTAGTGAAGTCGATTAAAGAAGGGTATTCATTCTTTGTGAACTGGTATACTAACCTCTCAAAGGACG GTGAATTAAGTGCACAAGACAAAAGGTTTATTAGCTGGCAAAGTAAGCACATGATTTATCAAGTTTTGCTAGTGTCATGTTTTTAA
- the LOC136239813 gene encoding uncharacterized protein: protein MPVITKFPQLLQDGTSSCLGYGPCSLQPDPSSVSTQPPHLSNETELVANQSSLEESMQLPDASENEPTELLCLESAVTKGQATYPELFFLKKDYNRKVILEVTPKRMHHVSGSGLISVARITFNQVEPSGFTYDLQVLFSSIETGSVANLDEFMSVCSKLSTDAQYKFCPGLNEKFYYDTFFATIRYHINN from the exons ATGCCTGTTATAACAAAATTTCCACAACTTTTACAGGATGGTACATCAAGTTGTCTGGGGTATGGACCATGTAGTCTGCAGCCTGACCCATCATCAGTTTCTACCCAACCTCCACATTTATCGAATGAAACTGAACTAGTAGCCAATCAATCCAGCTTAGAGGAGTCAATGCAGTTACCTGATGCTTCAGAGAATGAACCAACAGAATTGTTGTGTTTAGAGAGTGCTGTCACCAAGGGCCAGGCCACTTATCCAGAGTTGTTTTTCTTGAAGAAAGATTATAACAGAAAAGTTATATTGGAAGTGACACCCAAGAGAATGCACCATGTGTCTGGAAGTGGTCTTATATCAGTAGCCAGGATCACATTCAATCAAGTAGAGCCGTCTGGATTTACTTATGATTTACAAGTCCTCTTCTCATCAATAGAGACTGGAAGTGTTGCTAATTTGGACGAATTTATGTCAGTATGCAGCAAATTATCAACCGATGCTCAGTACAAATTCTGTCCTGGTTTAAATGAAAAGTTCTATTATGACACTTTTTTTGCTACTATTCGCTATCATATAAATA ATTGA
- the LOC136240907 gene encoding uncharacterized protein, with amino-acid sequence MSIPQADLDAIKEARTKSLATYKDRDYDSLLKLHTEDCTFTPPGSAPLKGRAAVKEIAEGFVKSGVAELKLSNEELRMLGERHIFDTHQTQLMDKDNKVMDTMNAAVIWRKDDDGVWRIMFEMANSQTPRKPPSS; translated from the exons ATGTCAATACCTCAAG CTGACCTGGATGCAATCAAGGAGGCACGTACGAAGTCACTTGCTACGTACAAAGACCGGGACTATGATTCACTTCTCAAACTCCACACCGAGGATTGTACATTCACTCCTCCTGGGAGTGCACCGTTAAAAGGACGAGCTG CTGTGAAAGAAATAGCTGAGGGATTTGTAAAATCTGGAGTTGCAGAGCTTAAGCTGTCTAATGAAGAACTTCGTATGTTGGGTGAACGTCATATCTTTGACACTCATCAAACTCAACTGATGGACAAAGACAACAAAGTAATGGATACGATGAA TGCTGCCGTTATTTGGCGCAAGGATGATGATGGAGTATGGCGTATTATGTTTGAGATGGCCAACAGTCAGACTCCTCGTAAACCTCCCAGCAGCTAG